AGCATGATGATTGGCACCATCGAATGCTTGCGAATTTTTCGACACACTTCCATTCCACTGACTTCGGGAAGCATTAAATCCAAAAGAATTAATCCATATTCGTTATTATTAAATTTTTTCAGTCCTTCTTTTCCGTCATAAGCACTGTCATATGTATACCCTTCATATTTTAACTCCAATTCCAGGATTCGTACAATTGAACGGTCATCTTCGATAATCAGAATGTCTTTTTTGATCAATATCATCAACTCCTTAAAAAAATCTAATGTTAATCAGTACCCCTGGCACTGATTAACATTATACCCAAAATACCGTTACTTAAAATTAATCCGCCACTTCAGCGGTGCCTTTGGCTTTATCGACGTTAAAATTTAACGGCGCATATCCATTTGCATGGAGCTGAATATTAAAAGTTAAGCCATTTTGAGAAGTGCCATAAAGTCCATTGATATTACCAAAAAAATGACCTGCTTCCGAAATTTTATTGTCAAAATGAATTGTTTTTGTTTCGCCGGGATTCAGCGTCAGCCCATTTAAAAGTTCGTAATAAGCTTCCTCTTGATTCGTAACATTATCGGCAATTGTGTAATAGATATCGAAGTTATTCAAAATTGTCTGCCCTGTGTTGACCAAGGTCATTTCGAGATGATCTGCGGTTGCATTATCCTCGACTTTGAGATCATTAATCTTTATCGGTAACGGTGTCGTGCTTGTTTCGACAATTAAATTTTTTGTGAAAACCGGCTGAGTATCCACTTTATCATTGCTGCCATCGCCATCGGTATCCGGTGTATAAGGGTTTGTCCCTAATATTTTTTCATCACTATCGGGAATACCATCGCCATCCGTATCGACCTTAGCAGCTGTGGTGCTTTGTTGGGAACTTGTCCCGGTATTTGAACCACTACTTTTCGCCGCACAACCGGTTACCCCAATACTTAACATCGAAATTAATATCATCCCAACCACCCCTGTTTTTAAGGCATTTCGCCATTTAAAATTTTTCATCACTTTATTTTCCTCCAATTTTTTATTATTTTGAACCGTCGATATTTTCACGTCTTAAAAAAACAACATAGGCTAACAGCCACAAAACGCTACTGGGAACAATCAGGCCCAGCAAATTAATCCACTTCAGACCCAGCACTTCCCAGGCCGTATTTGTTTCAAAACCGGGTTTTATATTCAAGAGTGCAAAACTAATCCGCTCATAATGTTTTGTCGGCGATAACTCTTCAAGCCCGTCTCTTAATGTTTCATAAAATTTAAACTGTTGCAGCACTTGTGTCTCTTGATCCCGGTTCATCCCCATTTGAACAAAGAATCCACCCGGAAGCTGATTATCCATATCCATGGTATCCCCAATCTGGGGCAGCACAAAGGCCAGAACCAACCAGATAATAACCGTTATTAACAGCGCTCGACTACCTTTGGCCGAGAGGATCGTAATCCCCATACTTAAGATCATAAAGAATACCAAATATAGAAATGACATCAGAAAAAATAGTCCCAGCCGGAGCCCTTCGTCGAGGGTGAGTATCACCCCGGCAATGATTGTCAGCGCGAGTAACGTCATCACGGCGGCGGCCAGGGTGATCCCTGCCAAAAGCAGCAGATTCCCCACTAATTTTCCATTTAAGAAGGTATCTCTAAATACCCCTCGGGATAAAATCAGCCGCAATGTACCGTTCTTGCGCTCTTTGGAGATGGCGGTATTGCCGAGAACAATGGCTAACAACGCACCAACCATTCCAATATAATTAACAAATCCTTTTGATGCTGACATCGGATTTAAGTTCGGCATGGCCGGCAAGTCTGTTTTTCCAAGTGATTTAAGGAAATCGATGGAAGCGTTGTATGCGTCCACGGCAACACGCACCTGTAATGACCCCAGCACAATCGACACCACACAAAGCGTCAACAACATTATAACGATAATCAGAAATAATTTATTTTTAAACGCATCGGTGATTTCTTTTTTAGCAATTTCGATAATCATTTCCGCTTACCGCCTTCCATGTTTTTTAAATTGAATCACCGTAATGACGGCAATGACTAAAAAAAGACCGATCATCCAATAGGCAATATTTGCACTGGTTTTTACCGTTACAGCGATATCGACTTGATTACTTTGGGTTTCATTACTTACTGCGATCACGTTAACTGCCATATTGCCGGCAATTTGTGAACTGGGCACCTCAAGGGTCGTTTTGATGATTCCGGTTTCGCCGGGCTTTAAGTCAATACTTGTATCGGCGCCCTTACTGATAAGCCACTTGGCGGGCAGTTTGCTGCTCAATTTTATCGCTTTGATTTCTTTGGCACCGCTGTTTTTCACCGAAAAAGTAAGTTCCACTGCTTTACCACTAAAGATTTCAACTTTATCATTCAGACTTGTGAGTTCAAGTTGGTAATCCTTGTTGATGAGCACCGACATTTTCATCGACATTTCCTGACCGTCATCGCGAATAACCTTTACTAAAATGGTATCGTTGTTAACAAGCGGTTCACCAATTAATTTCAGGTTGAGATTTAGCGCTACATTTCCTTCCGCCGGTATGACAAGTGTTGTTATCGGCAGCTCGGCGGTTGAAAAATATAACTCGTAAGAATTTGACATCCCTTCTGTTTTAAATGTAAAGCTATGTTCGCTGTGATCACTATTTTGGACCTCAAGGGAAATCATTTTAGGCTCTCCCAGCCCTAAATGATAGCTCGGCAATAATTCCGTGGTTGCAGCTGTCGCTGCCAGCACCGGGGCTTGCGATAATACCAAAATCAGGATGGCCATGCTGAGTAAGCGCAGTGACTGTTTAAGCTGTTTCATGAGACTTCCTCCTTCTGAGCCGCCCGGTAGGACATAATCAAAAGGACAATACCCGGCAACAGAATGTTGACCAATGCCCCAGCCTTTTTTTCAAGAATTTTCCAAACCGCTATCGTCGCGGTTTCTGAAGTGACTTGCAATAAATCTTTACTGATATTCTGAAACTGCACCGTCGGCGAAAACAATTCGATGGTTCTGGAAATCAAGGTGTCCGTGGGTACCTGGGTCACGGTTTGAGCTGTTGCATTCAGCGTATAGGCAAAACTTCGTTGACTTTCAGCCAGTTGGGGGACGACAAATGACAACGTAATCCAGACAACCATCATTAAGAGAAAACCAAACTCACTGTTGTTGGTCTTGATCGACACAAACAATGTCGTCGTATAAAAGAACATCAGATAAATCAAGGCTAGCATAAAAAATGTCAGTAGCCTGATGATTTCATTAATATCCGGGCTTAACCCGGATATTAATATAAAAAGAGTCAAATTGAAAATTAAAATAATTCCCAGCAGCAACCCTAGAACCATACCTCCTCCCAATAACTTTCCTGTCACAATCTGATCTCGGTAAATCGCGCGGGTAGCAATCAACTTCAGTGTCCCCTGGTTTCGCTCCCCGTTAAAAGCTTCATAACCAAGAAAAATAGCCACCACCGCACCAATCATGCTGACATAGGTAATGATATTCTGCAGAATTGAGAGTGGAAAAATTTCCGGTGGGGTTGGAAAAATTACCTTGCCCTGAGCCTTCAGTAACTCCACAATATTCTGATAAGCCTGCATCTCGGCATTTTTTGTACTTGATCCAATGTAGACCGAAACGATGGAAAGAAGCACAAACAGTCCGACTATGATCAAAAATATCTTGTCTCTGAATGCTGCCATGACTTCTTTTTGAGCCAAAGTCAGAACTGCTTTCATGATGTTTCCCCTTCCACTTTGAAATAGATTTCTTCCAGCGACTTTGCCGTTGAGAATTTCTTTTCGATATTGATCAGCGAATCTGCCATTAACAATTTACCATGGCTGATGATTCCGATATCAGTGCACAGTTTTGTCACTTCCGACAATAAATGAGTATTCATGAAAATCGTTGTTCCCCATTTCGCATTGAGCATCAATAAAATATCGCGCATATCCTTTGCCCCCTGGGGATCCAACCCGGATGTGGGTTCATCAAGAAAGAGTATCTTCGGTTTATGCAAAATAGCCTGGGCAATCCCGATGCGTTGTTTCATGCCTTTCGAATAGGTTTTGACCTTGCGGTTTTGCCACGCCGTCATCCCCAACAATTTTAAAACCTCTTCAATGGCCGCATCCACCTTTTCAACTCGGGATAGTTTCCCAAAAAAACGTAAATTTTCGACCGCCGTTAAATCCCCATATAAGGACACGTTTTCGGGCAGATAACCCAACATCTTACGCACCTTCAAATTATCCTTTACAATATCCAAACCGCCAATGCTGGCCTTCCCCTGAGTTGGTAAAATCAAGGTTGTCAGCATCGAGATGGTCGTTGTTTTGCCCGCCCCGTTATGTCCCAAAAATCCAAATATCGCACTTTCCTTAACCTCGAGATTCAGTTGATCCACGGCGGTAAAATCGTCATATTTTTTACTCAGGTTTTCTGTTCTCAGCATTTTTGTTCCTCTTTTCATATTTTTGCTTGCCCTGTTTCATATCTTCATAATAACTTTTAAATCTGAGAACCATAGAAATTGGATCTGAGAATTTTCTCATTTTTGTGATTGCATCAAAATAATTATTTTGCTAATTTTCTAATCATCTGCGATAAAAAAATGCCCCGAGCATTAACCCGCGACACCTTTATTAACATTTATCTTTGATATTGATCAGTTTGTAAAATAACTTTTTTTCGACAGTTTCATAAAGATTTTCAACTTTATCTCTAAGCCCCAATTTATAGACAAAACTAGTAGCAAAAACAAGTACATAGGCTCCTAAAATGTCTAATAGATAATGATGTCCAACGTATACGCGTGAAATTCCCACCAAAAACGATGTTATCATTAATAAGATACTCAGTAATTTGTTGTATTTTGCCAGTCCCACAGCTATACTCATTGTCCCTGTCGCGTGATCACTGGGGAAGGATGCATCAGCAACATGAGGATAGAGCAAATTCACCTTATTATGTACAAAGGGTCGTTCTACAAAATAGATATTTCCAATCAGAAAACTCAAAAACAGATTAATCATCACAAAAACTAATGTACTAAAGACTATTTTTCGATAACTGGACTGTTTGATAATCAGTCCGGTTATAAATATTAACACCACGATTGCAATATAAAAATACCATAGATCTTTTGAAATAAAAATCATTAACTGATCCACAAAAATATTCTTATAAGCCAAATTATTTATTAATCTAAAAATCGCATCATTCATTTTTCGTATTTCCTCTTGTTTTTCCAATTAAGTCTTATTTAATTCATGATGGTTTTTCATATTTTTTCGTTCTCTTATCAGAGCAATAATCCCTGGAATGATTGATATTGCAATAATCGCTATTAAAACAAAGGAAAAATTATCTTTAATAAGTGGTAAATTTCCAAAGAAATATCCTCCCGATAAAAATAGAGTTACCCATAAAAGGCCGCCTAAAATATTATATCCGACAAACTTAAGATAATTCATTTCACCAATACCAGCTAAAAACGGAACAAAGGTCCTGATAATTGGAATAAATCTCCCAATTGCAATGGTCATCGAACCATGCTTCTTATAAAATTCATTAGCCTTATCAACATGATCTTTTCTAATAAATCGGATATTTTCTTTTGCTAAAATTATCTTTCCGATATTTTTGCCAATATGGTAGTTTACCGTATCACCGATGATCGCAGCCATGAAAAACACCGTAAAAAAAGTAACACTATTCAATGAATTCATGGCCGCCAATGCTCCGGATGCAAAGATTAATGAGTCTCCGGGTAAAAATGGGGTTATTACCAACCCGGTTTCACAAAATACAATCAAAAATAATAAGAGATAGGTCCATACTCCATAACATTGCATTATTCCCACCAGCGATTTATCAAGATGCAGTATAAAATTAGTGATATAAACAAGTATATCCATATTTTTCCTTCTTTCCAATTGATTCCTATAGGATTCTGATTATTAGTATTATTGTCAACATTAACTTCTTATGATCTCAAAAACAGAAAACTTTCGACAATTGAATTTAAAAGCAATATTATCTTTTCATTTTTTAAATTTCCATAAAGTTCTGATTTAAAATGATCAATGGGTAAATGTTGCTGGCCAAATTTTACTTTGTAAATTGATTATAAATAAGTAATCTGAGAAATAGTGGAATTGAATCTGAGAATTCTCTCATTATGCAGTTTGTTAAATAGCTATATTTTTTTGTAAAATATTAATTTTTACTGTTTACTTTTTATGTAAACGATGATATATTGTACAAAATACAATTCATTCAATATTGTAATAACTCATAATTTTACGATGCGCATCTTGAAAGGAGGTCATTAAGTTATTCATTGCAACATACTAATATTAAATTCAAAAGGGGAGATATTACGTTATGTATGATGAGAGGAGGTAAATAGACGACTTCGTTTAAATAAACCGATATCAAATTTTGAAAAAGGAGAATAACAAATGGCAGATCAAGCAACCAATAATGAAAAAACAATTAAAAGGGATAAATTAACGCGCGATCTTTATGTCCTCCCCAATTTCGGGGGTGCAACCTTCAAGGGATATTTTGATGGATATCTAGCGATGCTCTTAACTGATATCTATATGATCCCGTTAATTTTATCTGGGATATTAGAGATGGTAAAAACGTTAGTAGAATTTGCGTTTGCCCCAATATTTGGCGCTTTTCTCGATCGTGTCACGTTGAGAAAAGGAAAATATTGGCAATGGATCATCATTGGATCAATCGGCGCTGCGGCAACATACATGATATTGTTCGCTTTGCCGGCACTTACATCAGCCCCTGAAAAATTAGGTTTCTTTGTCTTTGTATTAAGTATCATCCTTGCTGTTTTTCTATCGATTGTAAATGTAACCGTTGTCTCTCTTTATCCCCGACTGGCACCTGATCCAAAAACAAGAACTCAGTTAGCAGTTGCCCAAAAAATTGGTCGCGATGGTGGGAAAACCTTATGGGGATATGTTGCCCCCGCTCTTTTGATCCTTTTAACCGCCAAAGTTGGTTCGGAAGCCGGTGGCTGGGCAACAACCGGGTTAATCCTTGGAACATTTGGAGTCGTCTGTTATCTTGCTTTTGCTACAGTTTTACGAGGAACTTCCATGGAACAGGATGCAATTGCTGCCAAAACAGCCGCGACTACACAACGCAAACCCAAAATACCCTTAAAAACTGTTATCAAAGGATTGCTGACAAATCGGGCCCTTTTAGTCATGTTTTTATTTATGACAGTCTATAAAACGTTCTACTTTTTCCAAGTTATGAGCGCAACATACTTTTTTAAATATGTTGCCAAAGACTTCGGATCTTTGGGACTATTTATGCTGGCGTTTAACCTCAGCGCCGTTGTCGGTGTAATTTGCGGATTGTTTTGGCTGAAAATATTCAAGGATTCTAAAAAAGCGTTTGTATCAGGGGGGATGGTTCAAATAATCATATTACTTATCGCCACCCTGACGTTTAGCAATTTAACAACCGGAATGTTCATCGCCGTTATTTCATGTGCAAGCTTTTTCGGAGGTATTCTTGAAGCCTATATTATGCCAATGTTTGCGGCGGCGGCTGATTATGGGGCTTGGAAAACGGGCGAAAGAACCGACGGTTTAAGCATGTCCATGTTTTCGGTATCCGTTCGTGTCGGATTGACATTGTCTACCTTTATCAGAACAGCGTTATTAGCATCAGCAGGGTATAATGCGGCAACGTATGTAAATGGAGTGGAACCTTCACAGGATGTTATTAGTACTCTTATTAATTTACAAACCGTCTTACCACTTGTTTTAGCCATTGTTTCAATTGGACTCGTTGCCGTACTTTATCCCTTAAACGATAAAAAACTGGCACGAATTAAAGAAGAAATTGAAGCCGGCCGAGTTGGCGAAAACGCCGATATGAGTATTCTGAATTAAATATTTTTATTCATTCAAACTTAACCATTAAAAAATAAATAATACCAAGGAGATTATCGATTGAATAAGCAAGAAATAAGTAACGCATCACAAGAAAAAAACCAGAATTTTATTGATGTATATGAAGGAAATCTACCTAAAAGAATTCCCATCTCGATTGAAATTGACGGTGCTGCCAGTATCGAGTACGCCGGAATGAATTTAATAACGGCTCAATACAGTGCCGATCAAATAATTGAAGCAATGGAGTTTACAAACGAATTGTTTGATACTGACCTTGTCGTCGGTTTTTCATCCCGCTTACCCTCGTTTTATAAAATGCTTGGCGCCAGGAATTACGTGATGGGCGGCGATGGATTTATGCAACACCCTGATGTTCATGGTATTGAACCCGATGAGTATGATGAGTTAATCAGTGATCCCATTAAAGTATGTTGGGAAAAAGTATTGCCAAAATTTTATGACGAATTAGCAAAACCAGCCCCTGAAAATATGATCGCACTCATGAAAATGCAAATGTCAAAGGATCTTATCATGGGAAAAGTGGGGCCTGCCATGAGACGTATTGCCGGAAAACATGGTAAAGTTACCGAAAAATTTAAGGTTAAACGAACCCGAGCACCGTTTGATTTACTTGCCGATACCTTTAGATCTTTTACCGGAATAAGTTCGGATATCAGAAGATATCCAACCAAGGTTTTGGATGCCTGCGAAGCATTATTACCGCTGGCTTTAAAGATGGGCATGCCAACAACGGAACCGGCCAAAAAAACCCGGGTTGGAATCTCACTACATATGGCGCCTTATATGAGAGAAAAAGATTTTGAAAAGTTCTGGTGGCCCACTTTTAAACAAATGGTTGAAAGCATTGTCGCTTCAGGATATGGTGTATCGATGTTTTGCGAAGAAGACTGGATGCGGTTTATCGATTATTTGTACGAACTCCCCGCCGGTTGCGAAATGCAATTTGAACATGGTGATCCGCAATTTATAAAAAATAAAATCGGTGACAAGCATATCATTCAAGGTCTCTTTCCCTTATCATTATTGAGATATGGTACGACTCAGGAAGTTGAAGCGAAAGCCAAAGAATATATGGATATCTTGGCACCGGGCGGAAATTATATTTTTGGTGTCGATAAATCAATTCTAAGAGCCAGCGATTTACAAATCGAAAATCTGCAAGCCTTAATAAAATGTATTAAAGAATATGGTACTTACTAAACAATTAAAAGGAGATTTCAAAATGGAGTTAAAATCAGAATATTATAAAACATTAGAAGAGAATTTGGAAAAATATGATATCCCGGCTGAAGCAATTGAAGCGGCAAAAGAAAGTATTCAAGGACCAGAAGAAGCTTTAATGGGTTTATTGTCTTTTTTAATAACGTAAAATACTGAAAATGAATTTTATTTTCACTATTAGGCAACGTTAAATTCACTCTGCTCGATTCTTATAATTGATGACCACAAAGCTATCAGTTATCTCGATTTTGGATCTTTAAACTTAATGCCCTCGAAATCCAAGTAAAAAAGGTGTTTTTATTAAATCAAAAATTTTATCTCGGAAGCATCAATACGATTATACAAAATCAAAGACTCATCCAAGGCCTTTTCGACTATCTTTTGATCGACTTTAAATAGCCTCGGGGCAATACATGAGATGGTATCCACAAGTTCTTGAATGGGAAGATTTAATTCCTTTGAGTAATAACGAAGCATTAATTCATGTCGAGCTCCAAATTCAGCAACGATATATGATTTAAGTGTTTCTTGATGCAAGCTAATTGTATTTTCATCCAGAATTCTTTGATAGACTGCAGCTACCCGGTCATATAACATTTCAAAGCTGGAATTGGCAATGACAAAATGAGCATTATGTTTATCAATCAAAATATTATTGTAATATATTCTCAAACTCGTAATTTGACGGAGTAAAAAACTATCAAGCTTATCACCTATTTCAGCATCGATAAAACTTAAAATGTTGTCAATATATTCTGTATAGATCTGATTAACAATATTTTCTTTTTTTATAAAATGATAGTTTATTAAACCAACGGGCACATTTGCATGCTCAGAAATTAACCGAATCGTCGTTTTTTGATACCCTAACTCATAAAACAATTTTTTAGCTGTCAGAAAAATATTTTGTTTTGTTTCTATTCCGTTAATATACATGCGTGTTTCCCTCCTAGCATATTAATACTAACATTTTGCCGAAAAAAGTCAATATTTAATTCCCTTCCTGTCTGATCTTCCCAAAGGAATGGGCTTATTAAATATTGGCTTTGTTTGTCTGCCCGATATTTATCATCCCCGCTTACGTATTGTTGAAATAATATGGAATTTTGTGTATCATATTTATATCCTAAATAAGCAGGAGTTTGAAAGGAGAAAAAACAATGAAATATTATGTATTAGAAGGCACCTTTGTAAAAAACCTCCCTGATAAAAGCGAGTTGCAAAAAGCGATTGATGAACATCTTGAGTATTTAAAAAAAGGATTTAATGATGGCTCAATCCTCGTATCGGGCCCCAAAATCGAAACAGGTGGTGGCATTATTGTTGTGAAATGTGAGGATATCAACAAATTTTGCAGTGATGATCCACTGGTAAAAGCAGGCATTCAGGAATATCGAATTTCAGAATTTAAACTACATGATTGTCAGAGCTATCTTAAAGATTGGTTTGAGCAGTAAAAATTATTGGTTGTTTAGCAAAAGTTGTGAAAGCTCGGGTTTTAGGAAAGATTTACTGGAGTAAGCTCCAAGCGCCAAAGAATAAAAGGCGATTTACCAAAGAAGATGATCCGATAAGCGCATATGAATGGCTTTTTGGCCCAATTTGCGGAAAGAAAACGCGAGCGAAAACAGGACCTCATAGAAAACGATGATAATCTAACCGATGGTCAAAAACGGCTGGCTGTCCATAACGCACCGTAAATGGCCGGTATTTTAAAAATAGGCATAAAAAAAAGACCCGCTAAACGGCTCTACTATGTGCTATTTCTGGTGCTCCCTCAGGGATTCGAACCCTGGACACCCTGATTAAGAGTCAGGTGCTCTAGCCAACTGAGCTAAGGGAGCAAAAGTGGTGCCGAAGGCGGGACTCGAACCCGCACGTGATCACTCACAACGGATTTTGAGTCCGTCACGTCTGCCAATTCCATCACTTCGGCATAAAAAAACTTTACTAAATTGTAGAAATATTACTCCTAATCCAAAAGAGACAACTAAGTGATTCACACCAAATCGAAGATTTGGGTTCTCTACTTATGCCAATTCCATCATTTTGGCGTAAAAAAACTTTATTAAATTGTAGAAATACTGCTCCTAATCCAAAAGAGACAACTAAGTGATTCACACCAAATCGAAGATTTGGTTCTTTACTTATGCCAATTCCATCACTTCGACATAAAAAAATTAATACGTTGTATCTCTCAGGACACTGTCATAAATAATAACACATCACAAAAAAAAAATCAATCTTTTTTATCTAATTTTTTTTAATTGACAAATATGTCACTCAAATTTCTAATTTCTGATATTGTTACGACATTTCACTATTTTCGAGAGCGTTAACTTGAAAATAGTCTTTGGGTGATGCAGTTTCACGAATTATCAGAGTTCATGAATAATTCGGGTTAAATGTTTTAAAAGGTGACAGTTTTTACCAACAAGCTGCTTAATTTACACATCCATCTTTCAGTTAGCCTTGTTTGTTTTTTAATACTTGGGTATAAAATAATATAAACAAACTATTGAAGTTATTTTATTCGAATGAAAAGTGACTTAAAGAGAACTACTAATTATTATAAACTCTACTATATTGCTCCCAAAAGTATGATTTTATTTTCATTTTTTTAAATATTTTCTTTTAATATGTTACATCTGCTTTTTTAAGGCCATAACATAACTAATAGTCACCAATTTGGGAGTGATATCGTAAAATTGCAGTCCCAATTTGCAAGGAAATCGGATAAAATAAAAAAGGATTGCTTAATTATGAAAAAAACATATAGTACCGAAGAGCAATTAGAAGAGTTAAAACTGATCACTGAAGTCAAAGCTCGAGCTGCATCTGATCAGTTAGGTATTAAGTTAGACACATTGTCTACTTTGATTAGTAAATCCCAAAAAGATAAGCCTGGATCTACTAAAGAACCTACTAATATCCTACATCTCAAGCAGCCAGAGTCGTTGGCCCGTGACCCGCCTCTGTTGCACACTTAATGTCAGCGAATCAAGTTATTAGAAACATCTACAGTTTAAAAACAAACCAGATAAACATTCAGATCTTTTAACACAAATCTATGAATAATGAAGTGATTAATTTGTATGCTCTTACGCTTTTTGATCCTAGTTTGCTGTTGAAATACAGTTGAACCATCTGGTTCTTAAATTCATCCGGATAACTTCTTCTTGGTCTTTTAATCCTTTGGCAGGTCTCCTTTTTTTATTATACCTGTCTACAATTTTGTTGCCCAGTTTTTTGAAATCTATCTAAACCCTCCTACTATGTGTTGTAGTGTTATTTGTCCTCAAAAAATATCGCCGTCGGTCAGCACTCTTTCTTTCTTATTTGTGCTAACGCATAGCGGCAAAATGGAGATTATTATGAAACATAATACGAAACAATCTAATATCCCTGAAACGAATCCGGATTCAAAGGACGATTTAAAATCCCTTTCTATGCCGGAAGTAGAAAAAAAATTGGAATCTTCGCCAGACGGTCTCAGTCAGGCTGAAGCGGAAAAGCGCCTAACCCAATACGGACCTAACGAGATTGAAGAAAAAAGTATCAACCCTCTACTAAAATTCCTCACCTATTTTTGGGGCCCTATCCCATGGATGATTGAAGCAGCCGCGATCCTTTCCGCGGTGGCCCAACACTGGCCTGATTTTATCATCATCCTCATTTTACTTCTAGCCAACGCTGTGGTCGGATTCTTGGAAGAACACCAGGCAGGTAACGCGATCGCAGCCCTGAAGGCACAATTGGCTATCAAAGCCCGGGTGAAACGCGATGGAAAATGGGTCACTCCTGAGGCGCGTGAACTGGTGCCGGGAGACGTCATACGCTTACGCATGGGCGACATTGTGCCAGCGGATGCTCGCCTGTTGGAGAATGATTCGGTGGAAGTCGATCAGTCTGCATTGACGGGCGAATCTTTACCTGTTACACGAAAAACCGGAGAGGCGGTCTTCTCAGGTTCAATCATCCGCCGAGGTGAAATTGACGCAATGGTCTATGCCACAGGTGTAAATACCTACTTTGGCAAGACTGCGCAGTTGGTCCAGGAGGCGCACACCGTCAGCCATTTCCAGCGCGCGGTAATGAAAATTGGAAATTTTCTGATCGTCCTCGCGGCGGCTCTGATAGCGGTAATGATAATCGTATCGATTATCCGCCACGACCCGATTCTCAACACGTTACAGTTCGCTCTGGTGTTGACCGTGGCCGCGATCCCCGTCGCTATGCCGACGGTACTGGCGGTGACGATGGCAGTCGGTGCAAGCCTGCTAGCCAAGAAAAAAGCGATTGTTAGTAAGCTATCCGCCATCGAAGAATTGGCCGGCGTGGACATTTTGTGCTCGGACAAAACCGGTACCCTGACCCAGAACAAGTTGACGCTGGGCGACCCGTTCAGCGTGAAAAATGT
This is a stretch of genomic DNA from Acetobacterium woodii DSM 1030. It encodes these proteins:
- a CDS encoding MFS transporter, coding for MADQATNNEKTIKRDKLTRDLYVLPNFGGATFKGYFDGYLAMLLTDIYMIPLILSGILEMVKTLVEFAFAPIFGAFLDRVTLRKGKYWQWIIIGSIGAAATYMILFALPALTSAPEKLGFFVFVLSIILAVFLSIVNVTVVSLYPRLAPDPKTRTQLAVAQKIGRDGGKTLWGYVAPALLILLTAKVGSEAGGWATTGLILGTFGVVCYLAFATVLRGTSMEQDAIAAKTAATTQRKPKIPLKTVIKGLLTNRALLVMFLFMTVYKTFYFFQVMSATYFFKYVAKDFGSLGLFMLAFNLSAVVGVICGLFWLKIFKDSKKAFVSGGMVQIIILLIATLTFSNLTTGMFIAVISCASFFGGILEAYIMPMFAAAADYGAWKTGERTDGLSMSMFSVSVRVGLTLSTFIRTALLASAGYNAATYVNGVEPSQDVISTLINLQTVLPLVLAIVSIGLVAVLYPLNDKKLARIKEEIEAGRVGENADMSILN
- a CDS encoding YciI family protein produces the protein MKYYVLEGTFVKNLPDKSELQKAIDEHLEYLKKGFNDGSILVSGPKIETGGGIIVVKCEDINKFCSDDPLVKAGIQEYRISEFKLHDCQSYLKDWFEQ
- a CDS encoding TetR/AcrR family transcriptional regulator — encoded protein: MYINGIETKQNIFLTAKKLFYELGYQKTTIRLISEHANVPVGLINYHFIKKENIVNQIYTEYIDNILSFIDAEIGDKLDSFLLRQITSLRIYYNNILIDKHNAHFVIANSSFEMLYDRVAAVYQRILDENTISLHQETLKSYIVAEFGARHELMLRYYSKELNLPIQELVDTISCIAPRLFKVDQKIVEKALDESLILYNRIDASEIKFLI
- a CDS encoding uroporphyrinogen decarboxylase family protein, translated to MNKQEISNASQEKNQNFIDVYEGNLPKRIPISIEIDGAASIEYAGMNLITAQYSADQIIEAMEFTNELFDTDLVVGFSSRLPSFYKMLGARNYVMGGDGFMQHPDVHGIEPDEYDELISDPIKVCWEKVLPKFYDELAKPAPENMIALMKMQMSKDLIMGKVGPAMRRIAGKHGKVTEKFKVKRTRAPFDLLADTFRSFTGISSDIRRYPTKVLDACEALLPLALKMGMPTTEPAKKTRVGISLHMAPYMREKDFEKFWWPTFKQMVESIVASGYGVSMFCEEDWMRFIDYLYELPAGCEMQFEHGDPQFIKNKIGDKHIIQGLFPLSLLRYGTTQEVEAKAKEYMDILAPGGNYIFGVDKSILRASDLQIENLQALIKCIKEYGTY